The Ancylobacter sp. WKF20 genome contains a region encoding:
- a CDS encoding right-handed parallel beta-helix repeat-containing protein, which translates to MSSSLPIGPATRIAGPYTASAGQTAFSFDFPLLDAGDLLVETAPADTPNVWTPAVLGTDYAVSAVLPSVVGGNVVFTAGRTAGTRVRITGNAVVANTTDAAAGGYYDANRFNRFFDRVTIWAQERKRETNALQALLSTSANGWTPLEAMASYGERRVRKIVDWIGGLGTKPAVNVYVGPAGYTADIAAATNIRGPAGAGLTVKDKLASTGDLPETGQEGDAYLIGQNLYIWSPGAGDWVNVGGFVATALATVNHVEPLALDIMDVSIPVTVNALRTSGYRLAGDGGGALYRRAASEPSHAGKLQSADGAWWEIAERKLTPQMFGVYGDGIHLDQDAMDDFLATAAEGYIPPGTYNLSSFNVRSNQSIRGAGRRTIIRCIAGSLGLIYGAAVSHATVERIKVQVPPGIYATTPAVHLDSCNGVSVEKIYVDGGGSYAVLLDACDDCTAEKITVENGYNESGIQVNSCTNCDIINCRVRAGSLGKYGIQLNGGSFNNAHKCRIFETPDNYFGIHSFDCSYATISRNRVLDTRREAIAFGGACVGVKVQHNLCLWTKNLGVGDFGISCAGYSIVAICGDFEISHNTIVNCALDGVGVAGFTQRGLVVDNIIRDCCYANASGFHAGVRLYGWEPGGMSEDIVVANNMVTKINSPGLLYLVFEVPGLGAVGRNSVAGNKGFGLADDAVYILPGSTSTRALNSDDLPALTFNSIITASSGTLTTANGTLRYQFTGKLVHCVLTVNIPTNGTGAAQLRASLPFDAVGVLMGRETLVTGVTVSGAVAGSQVIITTYNNAYPGANGTSFTLSGVLRLT; encoded by the coding sequence ATGTCCAGCTCTCTCCCCATCGGCCCGGCCACCCGCATCGCCGGCCCTTACACCGCCTCTGCCGGGCAGACGGCGTTCAGCTTCGATTTCCCGCTGCTCGATGCCGGCGATCTGCTGGTGGAGACGGCGCCAGCGGACACGCCCAATGTCTGGACGCCGGCCGTGCTCGGCACGGACTACGCGGTAAGCGCCGTGCTGCCGAGCGTGGTCGGCGGCAATGTGGTTTTCACCGCCGGCCGGACGGCGGGCACGCGTGTGCGCATCACCGGCAACGCCGTGGTGGCGAACACGACGGACGCGGCGGCCGGCGGCTATTACGACGCCAACCGCTTCAACCGCTTTTTCGACCGGGTGACGATCTGGGCACAGGAGCGCAAGCGCGAGACCAACGCGCTGCAGGCGCTGCTCTCCACCTCCGCCAATGGGTGGACGCCGCTTGAGGCCATGGCGTCCTATGGCGAGCGCCGGGTGCGCAAGATCGTCGACTGGATCGGCGGGCTCGGCACCAAGCCGGCGGTGAATGTGTATGTCGGGCCGGCCGGCTACACGGCCGACATCGCCGCCGCGACCAATATTCGCGGGCCGGCCGGCGCCGGCCTGACGGTGAAGGACAAGCTGGCCAGCACCGGCGACCTGCCGGAAACCGGGCAGGAGGGCGACGCCTACCTGATCGGCCAGAACCTCTATATCTGGTCGCCGGGCGCCGGCGACTGGGTGAATGTCGGCGGCTTTGTCGCCACGGCGCTGGCAACGGTGAACCATGTGGAGCCGCTGGCGCTCGACATCATGGATGTGTCCATCCCGGTCACCGTGAACGCGCTGCGCACCAGCGGCTACCGCCTCGCCGGCGATGGCGGCGGCGCGCTGTACCGCCGGGCCGCTTCCGAGCCGAGCCATGCCGGCAAATTGCAGAGCGCGGATGGCGCCTGGTGGGAGATCGCCGAGCGCAAGCTCACGCCGCAGATGTTCGGCGTCTATGGCGACGGCATCCATCTCGACCAGGACGCCATGGATGATTTTCTGGCGACGGCGGCCGAGGGCTACATCCCGCCGGGCACCTATAATCTGTCCTCGTTCAATGTCCGCTCCAACCAGAGCATCCGGGGCGCCGGGCGCCGAACCATCATTCGCTGCATCGCCGGCTCGCTGGGCCTGATCTACGGCGCCGCCGTTTCCCATGCCACGGTGGAGCGGATCAAGGTGCAGGTGCCGCCCGGCATCTATGCCACGACGCCGGCGGTGCATCTCGACAGCTGCAACGGCGTCTCGGTCGAGAAGATCTATGTGGATGGCGGCGGCAGCTATGCCGTGCTGCTCGATGCCTGCGACGACTGCACGGCGGAAAAGATCACGGTCGAGAACGGGTATAACGAAAGCGGCATTCAGGTAAACAGCTGCACCAATTGCGACATTATCAACTGCCGGGTGCGTGCCGGCTCGCTGGGCAAATATGGCATCCAGCTGAACGGCGGCTCGTTCAACAACGCGCACAAATGCCGCATCTTCGAGACGCCGGACAATTATTTCGGCATTCACAGTTTCGATTGCAGCTACGCGACGATTTCGCGCAACCGGGTTCTGGATACGCGGCGCGAGGCGATTGCCTTCGGCGGCGCCTGTGTCGGCGTGAAGGTGCAGCACAATCTGTGCCTGTGGACAAAAAACCTTGGCGTGGGTGACTTCGGCATTTCCTGCGCCGGTTACTCCATTGTCGCGATCTGCGGCGACTTCGAGATCAGCCACAACACCATTGTGAATTGCGCGCTCGATGGCGTTGGCGTCGCCGGCTTCACCCAGCGCGGCCTGGTGGTGGATAACATCATCCGCGACTGCTGCTATGCCAATGCGTCGGGCTTCCACGCCGGCGTGCGGCTCTATGGCTGGGAACCCGGGGGGATGTCGGAAGACATCGTCGTCGCCAACAACATGGTGACGAAGATCAATTCGCCCGGCCTGCTCTATCTGGTGTTCGAGGTACCGGGCCTTGGCGCGGTGGGCCGCAACAGCGTCGCCGGGAACAAGGGCTTCGGCCTCGCGGACGATGCCGTCTACATCCTGCCGGGCTCCACCTCCACGCGGGCGCTGAACAGCGACGATCTGCCGGCGCTGACCTTCAATTCCATCATCACGGCCAGCAGCGGCACCCTCACCACGGCCAACGGCACGCTGCGCTACCAATTCACCGGCAAGCTGGTGCATTGCGTGCTCACCGTGAACATCCCCACCAATGGCACGGGCGCCGCCCAGCTGCGCGCCAGCCTGCCCTTTGACGCCGTGGGCGTGCTGATGGGCCGTGAAACGCTGGTGACGGGCGTCACCGTCTCCGGCGCGGTCGCCGGAAGCCAGGTGATCATCACGACGTACAACAACGCCTATCCCGGCGCGAACGGCACCAGCTTCACGCTGAGCGGTGTTCTGCGGCTGACCTGA
- a CDS encoding phage capsid protein has product MLLAPNWFVEEYRSNVRHIFQSQGFKLKPTVTPEGSITGKTVKFPYFGTFEMQEKTRGGETPPANPDHGFVSADLKDYDALYEIQEEDLNKMTANERQAAQQAGGMAVGRKSDSLIMNAMNAAVVAAGSRTFGTGGDFGFEDALLACEALADDDQVVWDGNVTAVISWRWWHILSRYKEFNNAEWVGAANLGFPAGTVGKRWNNVNWVPFQKKELLIPAANQAYGFIFHRNAVGYATNYEGKVNIQWDNRQGCWTVRFDMQSVATALYPGASGIYRLHYATNTSPQSPVQRTQTVS; this is encoded by the coding sequence ATGCTTCTGGCACCCAACTGGTTCGTTGAAGAATATCGTTCCAACGTCCGCCACATCTTCCAGTCCCAGGGCTTCAAGCTGAAGCCCACTGTGACGCCCGAGGGCAGCATCACCGGCAAGACGGTGAAGTTTCCCTATTTCGGCACCTTCGAGATGCAGGAAAAGACCCGTGGCGGCGAAACGCCCCCGGCCAACCCCGATCACGGGTTCGTCTCGGCGGATCTGAAGGACTATGACGCGCTGTATGAGATCCAGGAGGAGGATCTCAACAAGATGACCGCCAATGAGCGGCAGGCGGCCCAGCAGGCCGGCGGCATGGCAGTGGGCCGCAAGTCCGACAGCCTCATCATGAACGCCATGAATGCTGCCGTGGTCGCGGCCGGCTCGCGCACGTTCGGAACCGGCGGCGACTTCGGCTTCGAGGATGCTCTCCTCGCCTGCGAGGCGCTGGCCGACGACGACCAGGTGGTCTGGGACGGCAACGTGACCGCCGTCATCTCCTGGCGCTGGTGGCACATCCTGAGCCGCTACAAGGAGTTCAACAACGCGGAGTGGGTCGGCGCGGCCAATCTCGGCTTCCCGGCCGGCACGGTCGGCAAGCGCTGGAACAATGTGAACTGGGTGCCCTTCCAGAAGAAGGAACTGCTGATCCCGGCTGCGAACCAAGCCTATGGCTTCATCTTCCATCGCAACGCCGTCGGCTATGCGACGAACTATGAAGGCAAGGTCAACATCCAGTGGGACAACCGGCAGGGCTGCTGGACCGTCCGCTTCGACATGCAGTCCGTCGCCACCGCGCTCTATCCCGGCGCCTCGGGCATCTACCGCCTGCACTACGCGACCAACACGTCGCCGCAGAGCCCCGTCCAGCGCACCCAGACCGTTTCGTGA
- a CDS encoding portal protein — translation MALTVKELKARRAKADQEWAVLKPLYDEAYDFAIPFRRGIRETGKGDKRVNRIFDMTAMVSAFRGAGRVQQDFCPPGEQWIKFEPGPLVTNKRERDKLTKALGQVSEVVASMFQTGEWDMACHEMCLDLQAGTGALVIDDAPKNNRDKLAAFFSVPAEDIRLELGLFGDIVGRFWRRKVTARLVKAAWPNATFSQKLGERIDKKPDDELDIQQDCTFDYETGRWTLHVYHDDDETPFHTREYRTSPWLTPRYFRVPGETWGRGPILLAMPAIKTLNKAQELTLKAAAIAMLGIYTATEDGVFNPSTAVVAPGQFWKVRANGGVLGPSIARLPEPRLDLSNIVLKELQMGVQTALMDQSLPPDGAAVRSATEILERVKRLASDHQGASGRLVHEIVVPAGQRALEIAYDAKVIPQFMEIDQLLIKTRVTSPFATARYAQKAQAGVQWIEMAMAIAGPYADLVVNKVDALIDIGRGLGVPEQWIPTSDQRDQITQMVSELVAKTLAAAETAGQAPAAVPDNAAAGALA, via the coding sequence ATGGCGCTCACCGTCAAGGAACTGAAGGCCCGGCGGGCCAAGGCCGATCAGGAATGGGCGGTGCTCAAGCCGCTCTATGACGAGGCCTATGACTTCGCCATCCCCTTCCGGCGCGGCATCCGCGAGACCGGCAAGGGCGACAAGCGGGTAAACCGCATCTTCGACATGACGGCCATGGTGAGCGCGTTCCGCGGTGCCGGGCGCGTGCAGCAGGATTTCTGCCCGCCCGGCGAGCAGTGGATCAAGTTCGAGCCCGGCCCGCTGGTGACCAACAAGCGCGAGCGGGACAAGCTGACCAAGGCGCTCGGTCAGGTGTCCGAGGTGGTTGCCTCAATGTTCCAGACCGGCGAATGGGACATGGCGTGCCATGAGATGTGCCTCGATCTGCAGGCGGGCACCGGCGCGCTGGTGATCGACGACGCGCCGAAAAACAACCGGGACAAGCTCGCCGCCTTCTTCTCGGTGCCGGCCGAGGATATCCGGCTGGAACTGGGTCTGTTCGGTGACATCGTCGGCCGCTTCTGGCGCCGCAAGGTGACGGCGCGGCTGGTCAAAGCCGCATGGCCCAACGCCACCTTCTCGCAGAAGCTGGGCGAGCGGATCGACAAGAAGCCCGATGACGAGCTCGACATCCAGCAGGACTGTACCTTCGATTATGAAACCGGCCGCTGGACGCTCCATGTCTACCACGACGATGACGAGACGCCGTTCCACACTCGGGAATACCGCACCTCGCCCTGGCTGACGCCGCGCTATTTCCGCGTGCCGGGCGAGACGTGGGGACGCGGGCCCATCCTGCTCGCCATGCCGGCGATCAAGACGCTGAACAAGGCGCAGGAGCTGACGCTCAAGGCCGCCGCCATCGCCATGCTCGGCATCTACACCGCGACCGAGGACGGCGTGTTCAACCCCAGCACGGCCGTGGTGGCGCCCGGCCAGTTCTGGAAGGTGCGGGCGAATGGCGGCGTGCTCGGCCCGTCCATCGCCCGCCTGCCGGAACCCCGGCTGGACCTCTCCAACATCGTGCTGAAAGAGCTGCAGATGGGCGTGCAGACCGCGCTCATGGACCAATCCCTGCCGCCGGATGGCGCGGCGGTGCGCTCCGCGACCGAGATCCTTGAGCGGGTGAAGCGCCTCGCCTCCGACCATCAGGGCGCCTCGGGGCGCCTGGTGCATGAAATCGTGGTGCCGGCCGGCCAGCGGGCGCTGGAAATCGCCTATGACGCCAAGGTCATTCCGCAGTTCATGGAAATCGACCAGCTGCTGATCAAGACCCGCGTCACCTCCCCCTTCGCCACGGCGCGCTACGCCCAGAAGGCGCAGGCCGGCGTGCAGTGGATCGAAATGGCGATGGCGATCGCCGGCCCCTATGCCGACCTGGTGGTGAACAAGGTCGATGCGCTGATCGACATCGGGCGCGGCCTTGGCGTGCCCGAGCAGTGGATCCCCACCAGCGACCAGCGCGACCAGATCACCCAGATGGTGAGCGAGCTGGTGGCGAAGACGCTCGCCGCAGCCGAGACGGCCGGACAGGCGCCGGCCGCCGTCCCCGACAACGCCGCAGCGGGAGCTTTGGCATGA